The genomic window TGGCGACCAAGCCTTTGTAGAACCGACGAACGAACTTGCGGCCGGCGCCTTTGGGCGGCTCGAACAATGACAGTCCACCAACGTGCAAGGGACGCTCGCGCGATTCGGCGAAGAGGAACATCGAGTCGGTGGGCAGCATCAGTTCCATGCGATCATTAGATCGCGACGCGGCGCCGAACGGTAGCTGCTGTTGACCCGGCTGCGCACAGTGATTGTGGCACAACATATTTCTTCGCATGGTGTGGTTGTGGTTGGACGGTTGCCGATAAGCGGAGCCGCGTCGACCTGAAAAGCTGTGCGGCGCTGCGTCAACGGTGGCCGGGCGGTGCGCTGCTCTATTGTCTGCTCGTGAAGACATTCCCCGCACAACCGAACTCCCTACCGGTCCAGCGTCGGGATCGTGTGGCACTACAGGCTGTGCACTTCTTCATCGCCGACATGCAGGCCGGTGTCGGCCCATTTCTCGGCGTGGTGCTGGCTGGCCGCGGCTGGACAACCGGGGCTATCGGGGCCCTTACGTCGCTTGGCAACGTGGCGGGGCTGCTTGCCACCGGCCCCGCGGGCGCGCTCGTAGACGTCACCACACGCAAGCGCGCGGCCGTGGTCGTCGCCGGCCTCTGCACAGTCGCCGCCTCGGCGCTGATCATCGCCTCGAACCGATTCTGGGTGGTCGCATCGGCCCAGGCTGCCAGCGCAATCGCCGGCGCGGTACTCGGCCCTGCGGTCATCGCCATCACCCTCGGAGTGGTGCGGCAATCCGGTTTCATCGCGCAGAACGGCCGCAATCAGGCTTACAACCACGCGGGCAATATGGTCGGTGCAGCCCTTTCCGGTCTGGTGGGATGGCAATTCGGGTTCGTTGCCGTGTTGGGACTTGCGGCGGCCTTTGCGGGCTTGACGATCACTGCGGTGCTGCTGATCCCGGCACGGCACATCGATCACCGCGCCGCGCGCGGGGCGATGGTAGGCGGAGATGCCGAACAGGTCACCGGCTTTCGGGTGCTGCTGGAGTCGCCGCCGCTGCGGGCGTTGGCAGCGGCCATCGTCTTGTTCCACCTCGGCAACGCCGCAATGCTGCCCCTCTATGGCCTGGCGGTGGTGGCCACCCGCGCCGACCCGTTCATCACGGTGGCCGCCACCATCGTCGTCGCCCAGGCCGTCATGATTGTCGCATCGCTGGCGGCATCGCGACTCGCGCAGAGCCGGGGCAATTGGCTTGTCATATTGATCGCGTTCATGGCGTTACCCGTGCGCGCCCTGGTGGCCGCCGGTGTCATCACCACCTGGGGCGTCATCCCGGTTCAGATCCTTGATGGAGTTGGCGCCGGCATGCTCTCGGTGGCCGTACCTGGATTGGTTGCCCGACTGCTCGATGGCACCGGACGTATCAATGTCGGTCAGGGTGCGCTGATTGCGGCCCAGGGAATAGGTGCGTCACTGAGCCCGCTGCTCGGCGGGTACATCGCCCAAGAATTGGGGTATCGCGCAGCGTTCCTGTTGTTGGGTGCCCTGTCGGTCGGGTCCCTGATCATTTGGGTTCGCTCCGCCGGCATTCTGCAAGCCGCTGATCGCCTCGCTGAACCGGGCACCGAGAGCCAAGCACTTTGATATGAGTTTGCGCTTTGAGATTCAGGGCGGCGACGAGTGTCAGCGCTGTTTGCTCAACGCTGCGGTTGCAACCACAGGATCGCCTTGCATTGGAGCAGAAGCAACCGTTCTCAATCCGCCGCCATTGCGATGCTAGTCCGATTGTGTTGGAAAAACGCTCTTTTCCTGTCGGAATGGCGAGGCGAGTAGCAGCGCGCGCCCCGCAATGATCCTTGTGACCATGATTCACAATTAGTGTGTTTAGACTAGCTTGTTAAGCGTTAGCCGGTCGCAACGATTAGCAGGTCCTTCATGCACGATGGTGCTCCCGCGGGCGTCGAAATCGACCTCGCCGGTTTGTGGACCAATGTTCCCTGCCCGACGGTGGTGGTCGATCGCGCAGGCGTTGTGCGCGCACTGAGCGATTCCGCTCCGTCCGCGCTGCCCGGCGTGCACTTGGGTAGCCCACTCGAGGAAGCGGCGGCGTGGCTCTCGTCGGCGCATCGTGATCTCGTTACGACGTCGGCGGGTAGTTTGACCGGTGAGAATTCCGTCGCCTCCGGCACCGTGGGTGGCCGCAAATTCGACGCCCACCCGGCGGTCCTGGCCGGTGGCGAGGTGGCATGGTCGCTGGTCGAGAACACCGGCCAGTTGCTTCGTGAGGCGCAGCGGGCATTGGCTCGGGAGCAGGAGCGCACAGCGTTTTTGCTGGAGGCATCGTCGGTGCTGATGGCGTCGCTCAACGTCGACCGCTGCCGAGAAGCGACAGTGCAGATGGCGGCGCGACACCTCGCCGACGCCGCGGTCGTCATCGCTCCGGTAAGCCACGGTAGGCGGCTGCCCGTCTTCTACAGTGGCCCCGCGGGTGTGGTCGAACAGCGCAGTGTCGACGCCGATCCCGCCGAGGTGGGGGGCCTGGGTGAGGCACTGCGCGGCTTCCCACCGGTTCCGTCGCGCTGGATCCAACCCGACACGGTCCCGGACTGGCTCATCCCGCAAGACTTCACCGGTCCGGTGGGGTCGGTCATGATCATTCCGCTTCCCGGCCACGGCGTCTCGGCGGGAGCGCTGGTGTTGCTGCGGCACACCGACCAGTCGGTATTCAGCGAGGACGACGAGGTGTTCGCCCGCCTGTTCGCCGCCCGTGCGGGCGCGGCGTTGTCCGCCGCCCGCCTGTATGCCGAGCAAGCCGCGATCACCCGAACCCTGATGCGCGACCTGTTGCCGCCGCGGCTGCACGGATTACACGGGATCGAATTCGCCGGCGGCTATCGCGCCTCCGAAGACTACGAGGTGGTCGGCGGCGACTTCTACGACCTTCATCCAGGAGCAACTCCCGAGGACGAAACCCTGGTGGTGCTGGGCGACGTCTGCGGCAAGGGTCTGGACGCCGCCATGATGACCGGCAAGATCCGCAACACGCTGCAGGCGTTGACGCCGCTGGCCGATGATCACCAAGGCGTGCTCAGGTTGCTCAACACCGCAATGCTGGCCACCGAGAGCACCCGCTTCGCCACGCTGGTGCTCGCCTCGGTCTCGCATCGAGACGGCGCGGTCCTGTTGCGGTTGACCTGCGCGGGGCACCCGCCGCCGTTGATCGTGCGCGACGGCGGGCACGTGGAACAGGCCGACACCAAGGGCACCCTGGTGGGCGCGTTCCCCCGGATCACGCTGCAGACGTTCGAGACGTGCCTTGCTCCCGGCGAGACGTGTGTGCTGTACACCGATGGAGTCACCGAAGCGCGGGGCGGTCCGCTGGGCCATGACTTCTTCGGTGAAGAGCGGCTGGCGACGGCGTTGACGGGGTGCGCCGGATTACCGGCGGAGGCGATAGTGGAACGCGTTTTGATGATGACGACGCAGTGGGTGGGCCGACGCGCCCACGACGACATCGCAGTGGTGGCCATCACCGCCCCGCGCCGCACTTACCTCAGCGCGGTGGACGGCCACACCCGCGGAAGGTACACCGCTTGAGCATGCACGACACCGACACCGCCACTTCGCGCGCTGCCGCTGCCGTTGACAGGCACCTTCTTCGTGAGCGGTTGTGGGGAGCGGTCATCGACCGCGACGAGTTCGCGGCCGCCGCCACCATCTTCGCCGCCATCGATGCGGGCCTGGGGCCCGAGGACGCACTGCTGGATGTGATTGCCCCCGTGCAGCAGAAGGTGGGTGCCGAGTGGGCCGCGAACCGCATCACCGTTGCGCAAGAACATGCCGCTACCGCGATCAACGACCGGGTGATCGCCGCACTTGCCCACCACCCCGCCAGCAGGACCCCTGCTCGCACCGGCCGAGTCACGGTGGCGTGCGTAGACGGTGAGTGGCATGCGCTGCCCGCACGGCTTCTGGCCGAAGTGCTGCGCTTGCGTGGCTGGCAGGTCGATTTCCTGGGCGCACAGGTCCCGACCCCGCATCTGGTGGCACACTTGCATCAGCACGCACCCGATGTCGTCGCCCTGTCCTGTTCCATCCCCACCCGGCTACCCACCGCGCACGCCGCGATCACCGCGTGCCAGGCCGCAGGGGTTCCAGTCCTTGCCGGCGGCGCCGCCTTCGGCAGCGACGGCCGCTACGCCCGCCAGTTGGGGGCCGACGCCTGGGCGCCGGACGCCCGTGCCGCCTGCGAGCGGCTGGCGCAGGAGTTTCCGCGCATGCACCTCGGTGCCAGTCGCCAACCCATTGATGACCTGCCACACCTGGCCGACCAGGAATACACCATGGTCAGCCGAACCGCCCCGCAACTGGTCCAGTCGACCGTCACCGAATTGGAGGACCGCATTCCGGCGATGCGCGCCTATACCGAGCAACAACGTCAGCACACCATCGAGGACATCGCCCACATCGTCGACTTCCTCGGCACCGGTCTCTATACCGACGACGATGACCTGTTCACCGACTTCATCATGTGGACGGCCGAGATCCTGACTGCCCGCGGGGTCCCGGCCGGTGGTCTCCTCCCGGCGCTGGACCTGCTGGCCCTGCAGCTGAAGGACTTTCCCCGCAGTCAACGCCTGCTGCAGGGAGCCGGAGATGCCCTCACGGCCACCTCGGGAGCACCCCAATGAGTCTCAGCCTGACCATCACCACCGCTAGCCGATCGGCCTGCGTGCGCGTGGCCGGTGAGCTCGACTACCAGAACACCACCACCCTGGTGGCGGCCGTATCGCAGCTGATCACCGAACAGCCCGCCCTGACGCAGATCCACCTCGACTTCTCCGAGTTGGTGTTCTGTGACTCTGCCGGCCTTTCCGGCCTGCTGCTCGTGCACCGTCAGACCCATCAGGCCGGCATCCACCTTCACCTCGACCACCGACCGCCGGTCCTGGACCGTCTGCTGCAAACCACCGGCACCTACGAATACCTCATCACCACGGTCGGTTCGGACCCGGCGGCGTCGAACCCCAACGCCGGCAACCAAACTCGCCCCGGTGAGACCGGAGTCCGCTGAGCCGATCAGCCGGTGGGCGTTATCCCCTCGGTGGAAATGGTGAAGCCGCGCCCCGAGGTGACCGTGCAGGTGACCCCACTGGTCTCCGACCGGCAACTAAATGGGCCTATCCCGGCGGTTTGGCCGTAGC from Mycobacterium kubicae includes these protein-coding regions:
- a CDS encoding MFS transporter; translated protein: MALQAVHFFIADMQAGVGPFLGVVLAGRGWTTGAIGALTSLGNVAGLLATGPAGALVDVTTRKRAAVVVAGLCTVAASALIIASNRFWVVASAQAASAIAGAVLGPAVIAITLGVVRQSGFIAQNGRNQAYNHAGNMVGAALSGLVGWQFGFVAVLGLAAAFAGLTITAVLLIPARHIDHRAARGAMVGGDAEQVTGFRVLLESPPLRALAAAIVLFHLGNAAMLPLYGLAVVATRADPFITVAATIVVAQAVMIVASLAASRLAQSRGNWLVILIAFMALPVRALVAAGVITTWGVIPVQILDGVGAGMLSVAVPGLVARLLDGTGRINVGQGALIAAQGIGASLSPLLGGYIAQELGYRAAFLLLGALSVGSLIIWVRSAGILQAADRLAEPGTESQAL
- a CDS encoding PP2C family protein-serine/threonine phosphatase — its product is MHDGAPAGVEIDLAGLWTNVPCPTVVVDRAGVVRALSDSAPSALPGVHLGSPLEEAAAWLSSAHRDLVTTSAGSLTGENSVASGTVGGRKFDAHPAVLAGGEVAWSLVENTGQLLREAQRALAREQERTAFLLEASSVLMASLNVDRCREATVQMAARHLADAAVVIAPVSHGRRLPVFYSGPAGVVEQRSVDADPAEVGGLGEALRGFPPVPSRWIQPDTVPDWLIPQDFTGPVGSVMIIPLPGHGVSAGALVLLRHTDQSVFSEDDEVFARLFAARAGAALSAARLYAEQAAITRTLMRDLLPPRLHGLHGIEFAGGYRASEDYEVVGGDFYDLHPGATPEDETLVVLGDVCGKGLDAAMMTGKIRNTLQALTPLADDHQGVLRLLNTAMLATESTRFATLVLASVSHRDGAVLLRLTCAGHPPPLIVRDGGHVEQADTKGTLVGAFPRITLQTFETCLAPGETCVLYTDGVTEARGGPLGHDFFGEERLATALTGCAGLPAEAIVERVLMMTTQWVGRRAHDDIAVVAITAPRRTYLSAVDGHTRGRYTA
- a CDS encoding cobalamin B12-binding domain-containing protein, whose amino-acid sequence is MHDTDTATSRAAAAVDRHLLRERLWGAVIDRDEFAAAATIFAAIDAGLGPEDALLDVIAPVQQKVGAEWAANRITVAQEHAATAINDRVIAALAHHPASRTPARTGRVTVACVDGEWHALPARLLAEVLRLRGWQVDFLGAQVPTPHLVAHLHQHAPDVVALSCSIPTRLPTAHAAITACQAAGVPVLAGGAAFGSDGRYARQLGADAWAPDARAACERLAQEFPRMHLGASRQPIDDLPHLADQEYTMVSRTAPQLVQSTVTELEDRIPAMRAYTEQQRQHTIEDIAHIVDFLGTGLYTDDDDLFTDFIMWTAEILTARGVPAGGLLPALDLLALQLKDFPRSQRLLQGAGDALTATSGAPQ
- a CDS encoding STAS domain-containing protein encodes the protein MSLSLTITTASRSACVRVAGELDYQNTTTLVAAVSQLITEQPALTQIHLDFSELVFCDSAGLSGLLLVHRQTHQAGIHLHLDHRPPVLDRLLQTTGTYEYLITTVGSDPAASNPNAGNQTRPGETGVR